The following are encoded in a window of Eschrichtius robustus isolate mEscRob2 chromosome 1, mEscRob2.pri, whole genome shotgun sequence genomic DNA:
- the LRRC57 gene encoding leucine-rich repeat-containing protein 57 yields the protein MGNSALRAHVETAQKTGVFQLKDRGLTEFPSELQKLTSNLRTIDLSNNKIESLPPMIIGKFTLLKSLSLNNNKLTVLPDELCNLKKLETLSLNNNQLRELPSTFGQLSALKTLSLSGNQLRALPPQLCNLRHLDVVDLSKNQIRSIPDTVRELQVIELNLNQNQIAQISVKISCCPRLKVLRLEENCLELGMLPQSILSDSQICLLAVEGNLFEIKKLRELEGYDKYMERFTATKKKFA from the exons ATGGGAAACAGCGCCCTCCGCGCTCATGTGGAAACCGCGCAGAAAACTGGTGTCTTTCAGCTTAAGGACCGTGGGCTGACCGAG TTCCCCTCAGAGTTGCAGAAGCTGACAAGCAATCTCAGGACCATCGACTTGTCCAACAACAAGATCGAGAGTCTACCGCCTATGATTATAGGGAAGTTCACTCTGCTGAAGAGCCTGTCCTTGAACAACAACAAACTGA CTGTCCTTCCTGATGAGTTATGCAATCTGAAGAAACTAGAGACACTAAGCCTAAACAACAATCAGTTGAGAGAGCTGCCATCTACTTTTGGGCAACTATCTGCCCTTAAGACCCTGAGCCTCTCTGGGAACCAGCTGAGAGCACTACCACCCCAACTTTGTAACCTACGGCACCTGGATGTAGTGGATCTCTCCAAGAACCAAATTCGGAGCATACCTGACACAGTGCGGGAGCTGCAGGTCATCGAACTCAACCTCAACCAGAACCAG ATAGCTCAGATCTCAGTGAAGATATCTTGCTGTCCTCGCCTTAAAGTTCTTCGTTTGGAGGAGAATTGTCTTGAGCTCGGTATGCTTCCACAGAGCATCCTCAGTGATTCCCAGATCTGTCTGCTTGCTGTAGAAGGCAACCTTTTTGAAATAAAGAAACTTCGAGAACTGGAAGGCTACGATAAG TACATGGAGAGGTTCACAGCCACCAAGAAGAAGTTTGCATGA
- the HAUS2 gene encoding HAUS augmin-like complex subunit 2 isoform X1 translates to MAAANPWDPASEPNAAGLLLDHFVASGLVTQEMLNISKKSTSCFVNFSRLQQITDIQAEIYQKNLEIELLRLEKDAADVVHPSFLAQKCHTLQSMNNHLEAVLKEKRSLRQRLLKPMCQENLPIEAVYHRYMVHLLELAVTFIERLEDHLEIIRNIPHLDENLKKMSTALAEMDILVAETAELAENILKWREQQKEISSCIPRILAEENFLHKCDVTVPP, encoded by the exons ATGGCTGCGGCGAACCCCTGGGACCCGGCATCCGAGCCAAACGCTGCGGGGCTACTGCTGGACCATTTCGTAGCTTCGGGGTTGGTTACTCAG GAGATGTTAAATATATCTAAGAAATCAACTTCTTGCTTTGTGAACTTCTCCAGACTACAGCAGATCACAGATATTCAAGCTGAAATCTACCAG AAAAACCTGGAAATTGAACTCCTAAGACTAGAAAAAGATGCAGCAGATGTTGTCCATCCTTCCTTTTTGG CTCAGAAGTGTCATACTCTTCAAAGCATGAATAATCATTTGGAAGCAGTGCTAAAAGAAAAGCGGTCCCTCAGGCAAAGACTGTTGAAACCCATGTGCCAAGAAAACTTGCCTATTGAAGCTGTTTATCACAG aTACATGGTGCATTTGCTGGAGTTGGCGGTAACTTTCATTGAGCGATTAGAAGATCATCttgaaataattagaaatatcCCTCATTTAGATGAAAATCTAAAGAAAATG AGCACAGCTTTAGCAGAGATGGATATTTTGGTGGCTGAGACAGCAGAACTGGCAGAGAATATACTCAAGTGGCGAGAACAACAGAAGGAGATTTCCTCTTGTATCCCCAGAATATTAGCTGAAGAAAATTTTCTTCATAAATGTGATGTTACAGTGCCTCCTTAA
- the HAUS2 gene encoding HAUS augmin-like complex subunit 2 isoform X2 — MAAANPWDPASEPNAAGLLLDHFVASGLVTQKNLEIELLRLEKDAADVVHPSFLAQKCHTLQSMNNHLEAVLKEKRSLRQRLLKPMCQENLPIEAVYHRYMVHLLELAVTFIERLEDHLEIIRNIPHLDENLKKMSTALAEMDILVAETAELAENILKWREQQKEISSCIPRILAEENFLHKCDVTVPP; from the exons ATGGCTGCGGCGAACCCCTGGGACCCGGCATCCGAGCCAAACGCTGCGGGGCTACTGCTGGACCATTTCGTAGCTTCGGGGTTGGTTACTCAG AAAAACCTGGAAATTGAACTCCTAAGACTAGAAAAAGATGCAGCAGATGTTGTCCATCCTTCCTTTTTGG CTCAGAAGTGTCATACTCTTCAAAGCATGAATAATCATTTGGAAGCAGTGCTAAAAGAAAAGCGGTCCCTCAGGCAAAGACTGTTGAAACCCATGTGCCAAGAAAACTTGCCTATTGAAGCTGTTTATCACAG aTACATGGTGCATTTGCTGGAGTTGGCGGTAACTTTCATTGAGCGATTAGAAGATCATCttgaaataattagaaatatcCCTCATTTAGATGAAAATCTAAAGAAAATG AGCACAGCTTTAGCAGAGATGGATATTTTGGTGGCTGAGACAGCAGAACTGGCAGAGAATATACTCAAGTGGCGAGAACAACAGAAGGAGATTTCCTCTTGTATCCCCAGAATATTAGCTGAAGAAAATTTTCTTCATAAATGTGATGTTACAGTGCCTCCTTAA
- the HAUS2 gene encoding HAUS augmin-like complex subunit 2 isoform X3, protein MLNISKKSTSCFVNFSRLQQITDIQAEIYQKNLEIELLRLEKDAADVVHPSFLAQKCHTLQSMNNHLEAVLKEKRSLRQRLLKPMCQENLPIEAVYHRYMVHLLELAVTFIERLEDHLEIIRNIPHLDENLKKMSTALAEMDILVAETAELAENILKWREQQKEISSCIPRILAEENFLHKCDVTVPP, encoded by the exons ATGTTAAATATATCTAAGAAATCAACTTCTTGCTTTGTGAACTTCTCCAGACTACAGCAGATCACAGATATTCAAGCTGAAATCTACCAG AAAAACCTGGAAATTGAACTCCTAAGACTAGAAAAAGATGCAGCAGATGTTGTCCATCCTTCCTTTTTGG CTCAGAAGTGTCATACTCTTCAAAGCATGAATAATCATTTGGAAGCAGTGCTAAAAGAAAAGCGGTCCCTCAGGCAAAGACTGTTGAAACCCATGTGCCAAGAAAACTTGCCTATTGAAGCTGTTTATCACAG aTACATGGTGCATTTGCTGGAGTTGGCGGTAACTTTCATTGAGCGATTAGAAGATCATCttgaaataattagaaatatcCCTCATTTAGATGAAAATCTAAAGAAAATG AGCACAGCTTTAGCAGAGATGGATATTTTGGTGGCTGAGACAGCAGAACTGGCAGAGAATATACTCAAGTGGCGAGAACAACAGAAGGAGATTTCCTCTTGTATCCCCAGAATATTAGCTGAAGAAAATTTTCTTCATAAATGTGATGTTACAGTGCCTCCTTAA